From one Streptomyces sp. ICC1 genomic stretch:
- a CDS encoding NADH-quinone oxidoreductase subunit J has translation MSAIAAAASATSTGEAVQFWVLATVAVIGALSTILMKKAVHSALSLAGTMIILAVFYLANGAYFLGIVQVVVYTGAIMMLFLFVVMLVGVTAADSLSETIKGQRWLAVLCGLGFGVLLISGIAHARLTQFNGLGRINSGGHVEGLATLIFTKYVFAFELTGALLITAAVGAMVLTHRERTERAATQRELAERRVREGVQLPPLPAPGVYARHNAVDVAGLLPDGTPSELTVNQTLRARGQIRDVSSQALDDLKALEQRSSERLGREEASK, from the coding sequence GTGAGCGCCATCGCCGCGGCCGCCTCGGCCACCTCCACCGGTGAGGCAGTGCAGTTCTGGGTCCTCGCCACGGTCGCCGTCATCGGCGCGCTGTCCACGATCCTGATGAAGAAGGCCGTGCACAGCGCCCTGAGCCTGGCCGGCACGATGATCATCCTGGCGGTCTTCTACCTCGCCAACGGCGCGTACTTCCTCGGCATCGTCCAGGTCGTCGTCTACACCGGCGCGATCATGATGCTGTTCCTCTTCGTCGTCATGCTCGTCGGCGTCACCGCCGCGGACTCCCTGAGCGAGACCATCAAGGGGCAGCGCTGGCTGGCCGTCCTGTGCGGACTGGGCTTCGGCGTCCTGCTGATCTCCGGCATCGCCCACGCCCGGCTCACCCAGTTCAACGGACTGGGCCGGATCAACTCCGGCGGGCACGTCGAAGGCCTGGCCACGCTCATCTTCACCAAGTACGTGTTCGCCTTCGAGCTCACCGGCGCCCTGCTGATCACGGCGGCCGTCGGCGCGATGGTGCTCACCCACCGCGAGCGCACCGAGCGCGCCGCCACCCAGCGCGAGCTCGCCGAGCGCCGCGTCCGCGAGGGCGTGCAGCTCCCGCCGCTGCCCGCACCCGGCGTCTACGCCCGGCACAACGCCGTGGACGTCGCGGGCCTGCTGCCGGACGGCACCCCCTCCGAGCTCACCGTCAACCAGACGCTGCGCGCCCGCGGCCAGATCAGGGACGTCTCCAGCCAGGCGCTGGACGACCTGAAGGCGCTGGAGCAGCGGTCGTCCGAGCGGCTCGGCCGTGAGGAGGCCTCGAAGTGA
- the nuoI gene encoding NADH-quinone oxidoreductase subunit NuoI, with the protein MSDKSDADQGEKWQNPVAGFGVTFKAMFKKRLTEQYPEQEKTTAPRFHGRHQLNRHPDGLEKCIGCELCAWACPADAIYVEGADNTEEERYSPGERYGAVYQINYARCILCGLCVEACPTRALTMTNEFELADSSREALIYTKEQLLSGLTEGMVEAPHSIFPGTDDTDYYRGLVTGAAPGTVRQVAVSKGESASETATSESAPEGVGA; encoded by the coding sequence ATGTCTGACAAGTCTGACGCCGACCAGGGCGAGAAGTGGCAGAACCCGGTGGCCGGCTTCGGCGTGACCTTCAAGGCCATGTTCAAGAAGCGCCTCACCGAGCAGTACCCGGAGCAGGAAAAGACCACCGCACCCCGCTTCCACGGGCGGCACCAGCTCAACCGCCACCCGGACGGTCTGGAGAAGTGCATCGGGTGCGAGCTGTGCGCCTGGGCCTGTCCCGCCGACGCGATCTACGTCGAGGGCGCGGACAACACCGAGGAGGAGCGCTACTCCCCGGGTGAGCGGTACGGCGCGGTCTACCAGATCAACTACGCCCGCTGCATCCTGTGCGGGCTGTGCGTCGAGGCGTGCCCGACCAGGGCCCTGACCATGACGAACGAGTTCGAACTGGCCGACTCCAGCCGCGAAGCGCTCATCTACACCAAGGAGCAGCTGCTCTCCGGGCTGACCGAGGGCATGGTCGAGGCTCCGCACTCGATCTTCCCGGGCACCGATGACACGGACTACTACCGCGGGCTGGTGACCGGGGCGGCTCCCGGCACGGTCCGCCAGGTCGCCGTGTCGAAGGGCGAGTCCGCCTCCGAGACCGCGACATCCGAAAGCGCTCCCGAGGGGGTGGGGGCGTGA